A section of the Bryobacteraceae bacterium genome encodes:
- a CDS encoding glycosyl transferase family 1 — MRIAFLCSEYPPHRGGGIGTFTQALGRALVRAGVHVDVVGVYPVERDALEDDQGVRVWRLAAARTPYTRFVRNGWKVTRKLRELCEQDGLDLVEGQENAFAAVGPLDGVKKVIRMHGGHHFFAVTLGRQPALWRGWQERRSFRQADAVCAVSRYVAETTRHLLGLGSRQIEILPNFVDPVRFCPCETAQEEENLVVFAGTICEKKGIHFLIQAFPKILAEQPAARLVVAGRDQADVRYGGSFRGHLERLMDETTRGRVEFAGPVPYDQMPALLARAAVCVYPSLMEAMPMAWLEGMAMGKAVVASRLGPGPEVIRDGVEGLLCDPRQPQELASAIVRLLRDPDLRYRLGRAARRRIEEDFSAAVMVEKNLGFYRRVLAEG, encoded by the coding sequence ATGAGAATCGCCTTTCTCTGTTCGGAATATCCGCCGCACCGGGGCGGGGGGATCGGGACGTTCACGCAGGCGCTCGGGCGGGCGCTGGTGCGGGCCGGCGTGCATGTCGATGTCGTGGGTGTGTATCCGGTGGAGCGGGACGCCCTGGAGGACGACCAGGGGGTGCGGGTGTGGCGACTGGCGGCGGCCCGGACGCCGTACACGCGGTTTGTGCGGAACGGATGGAAGGTGACCCGGAAGCTGCGCGAGCTGTGTGAGCAGGATGGTCTGGATCTGGTGGAGGGGCAGGAAAACGCCTTTGCGGCGGTGGGCCCGTTGGATGGCGTCAAGAAAGTCATCCGCATGCACGGGGGGCACCACTTCTTCGCGGTGACTCTGGGCAGGCAGCCGGCGTTGTGGCGCGGGTGGCAGGAGCGGCGGTCCTTCCGGCAGGCGGACGCGGTGTGCGCGGTGAGCCGGTATGTGGCGGAGACGACGAGGCATCTACTAGGGCTGGGCAGCCGGCAAATTGAGATCCTTCCCAATTTCGTCGACCCGGTGCGATTCTGCCCATGTGAAACAGCGCAAGAGGAGGAAAATCTGGTCGTCTTTGCCGGGACAATCTGCGAGAAAAAGGGAATTCATTTCCTGATCCAGGCATTTCCGAAGATTCTTGCCGAGCAACCCGCGGCGCGCCTTGTGGTGGCAGGGCGGGATCAGGCCGATGTCAGATACGGCGGGTCGTTCCGGGGTCATCTGGAGCGCCTGATGGATGAGACCACGCGGGGCCGGGTGGAGTTTGCCGGACCGGTTCCGTATGATCAGATGCCGGCGCTGCTGGCGCGGGCGGCCGTGTGCGTGTATCCGTCGTTGATGGAAGCGATGCCGATGGCCTGGCTGGAAGGAATGGCGATGGGGAAGGCGGTGGTGGCGTCGCGGCTGGGGCCTGGGCCGGAGGTGATCCGGGACGGAGTGGAAGGTCTGCTGTGTGATCCGCGCCAGCCTCAGGAGCTGGCATCGGCCATTGTCCGTCTTCTCCGCGACCCGGATCTTCGGTACCGGCTGGGCCGGGCGGCGCGGAGGCGGATTGAAGAAGACTTCTCCGCGGCGGTGATGGTGGAAAAAAATCTGGGATTTTACCGCCGGGTGCTGGCGGAAGGGTGA
- a CDS encoding hypothetical protein (possible pseudo, internal stop codon, frameshifted) encodes MRPVFKRRGGSGRPVLALLVPDGVGVRNFILGKFLPLAGDRFEVHIFCGFPADLMPDEAAGYTVQEMPAYREGKVGGLLRYALQYAHMYRWRTPGMLRVLGEPRHHEWKSRLLHGTAKALGRAHASGQGIRFLEAKLHGIAGRHRLFGHYLETWERLRPDVVFCTHQRPSSVLPAMVLAARRLGIPTATFIFSWDNLTSKGRIAAPLRALSWCGAR; translated from the coding sequence ATGAGGCCGGTGTTCAAGAGACGCGGGGGCAGCGGGCGGCCCGTGCTGGCACTGCTCGTTCCGGACGGAGTCGGCGTGCGGAATTTCATTCTGGGCAAATTTCTGCCGCTGGCGGGAGACCGTTTTGAGGTGCATATTTTTTGTGGATTTCCCGCGGACCTGATGCCGGATGAGGCGGCGGGTTACACGGTGCAGGAAATGCCGGCCTACCGTGAGGGGAAGGTGGGCGGGCTGCTTCGGTATGCCTTACAGTATGCCCATATGTACCGATGGCGCACGCCTGGCATGCTCCGTGTGCTTGGCGAGCCGCGGCATCATGAATGGAAAAGCCGGCTGTTGCATGGAACGGCCAAAGCGCTGGGCCGGGCGCATGCAAGCGGGCAGGGAATCCGGTTTCTTGAGGCAAAACTGCACGGCATTGCCGGCAGGCACCGGCTATTCGGGCACTATTTGGAAACGTGGGAGCGCCTGCGGCCGGACGTGGTCTTCTGCACGCATCAGCGGCCGTCGAGCGTGCTGCCCGCGATGGTGCTGGCGGCGCGGCGGCTGGGGATTCCCACGGCGACGTTCATCTTCAGTTGGGACAATCTGACGAGCAAGGGCCGGATTGCGGCGCCGTTACGAGCACTTTCCTGGTGTGGAGCGCGCTGA
- a CDS encoding sialic acid synthase → MGKPVRIGARKVGDGEPVFVVAEIGINHNGSLELAKRLIDAAIEAGCDAVKFQKRTPEKCVPEGQRDLVRETPWGLMTYLDYRRRLEFGREEYEEIDSYCRARSIPWFASCWDVESVDFMEEFSPVCHKVASACLTDEVLLRRLRSTGRPLMVSTGMSTLEEIDRAVEILGTEGLILMHTTSTYPCDPGELNLRMIPELKRRYGVPVGYSGHEVGLQTTVAAVALGACAVERHLTLDRAMWGSDQAASVEPHGMARLVRDIRVVEAALGDGVKRVYASELPVRRRLRRVEFSGR, encoded by the coding sequence ATGGGTAAGCCGGTCCGGATAGGCGCGAGGAAGGTTGGAGACGGGGAGCCGGTATTCGTCGTTGCGGAAATCGGCATCAACCACAACGGGAGTCTGGAGCTGGCGAAGAGGCTCATTGACGCGGCCATAGAAGCCGGGTGTGATGCGGTGAAGTTCCAGAAACGGACGCCGGAGAAGTGTGTTCCCGAGGGTCAGCGGGACCTGGTGAGGGAGACCCCTTGGGGCTTGATGACTTACCTCGACTACCGCAGGAGGCTCGAGTTTGGAAGGGAGGAGTACGAAGAGATTGATTCTTACTGCCGGGCGAGGAGCATTCCCTGGTTTGCTTCGTGCTGGGACGTTGAAAGTGTGGATTTTATGGAAGAGTTTTCCCCTGTCTGCCACAAGGTAGCTTCGGCGTGTCTGACGGACGAGGTTTTACTGCGGCGCCTGAGGAGCACGGGGCGTCCGCTGATGGTCTCCACCGGGATGAGCACGCTCGAGGAAATTGACCGGGCGGTGGAGATTCTGGGGACGGAAGGGCTGATCCTGATGCATACGACGAGCACTTATCCGTGCGATCCGGGCGAGCTGAATCTGCGGATGATCCCCGAGCTGAAACGGCGTTACGGGGTGCCAGTGGGGTATTCGGGGCATGAGGTGGGGTTGCAGACAACGGTGGCGGCGGTGGCGCTGGGAGCGTGCGCGGTGGAGCGGCACCTGACCCTAGACCGTGCCATGTGGGGGTCGGATCAGGCGGCCAGCGTCGAGCCGCACGGCATGGCCCGGCTGGTCAGGGACATCCGCGTGGTGGAAGCGGCGCTGGGTGATGGGGTAAAGCGGGTGTACGCGAGTGAGCTGCCGGTGAGGCGACGCCTGCGCCGTGTGGAGTTCTCGGGGCGATGA
- a CDS encoding hypothetical protein (possible pseudo, frameshifted) has protein sequence MVAVISKERNPVVEARCRKLGIECIQGVEDKLPVMLEWLRAMNIEPERAAYLGNDVNDVACMKAVGWGVCVADAHEEAKAAAQHILRRPGGHGAVRELCDLIVEAREHG, from the coding sequence ATGGTGGCAGTCATTTCGAAAGAGCGGAATCCGGTGGTGGAGGCCCGGTGCCGGAAGCTTGGGATTGAGTGCATTCAGGGGGTGGAAGACAAGCTGCCGGTGATGCTGGAGTGGCTCCGGGCGATGAACATTGAACCTGAGCGAGCCGCGTATTTGGGCAATGATGTAAACGATGTTGCCTGCATGAAGGCGGTGGGCTGGGGCGTATGCGTGGCTGACGCGCACGAGGAGGCGAAAGCGGCGGCGCAACACATATTGCGGCGGCCCGGCGGGCACGGGGCGGTGAGGGAACTGTGCGATCTGATTGTGGAGGCGAGGGAACATGGGTAA
- a CDS encoding hypothetical protein (possible pseudo, frameshifted), with protein MRQQREAEFAETGAAYAMWVDGFLKHRHRFFGKTGIYEVPRIRALEIDEPEDLELANLLVEVIERRGAGRAPSDVRAVVFDFDGGFYGQSGDRGRGRTGGGGLQPF; from the coding sequence ATGCGGCAACAGCGGGAGGCCGAGTTTGCCGAGACCGGGGCGGCGTATGCAATGTGGGTTGATGGATTTCTGAAGCACCGACATCGATTTTTCGGCAAGACGGGCATTTATGAAGTACCGCGTATCCGGGCACTTGAGATCGACGAGCCGGAAGATCTGGAGCTGGCAAACCTGCTCGTGGAAGTGATCGAGCGGCGGGGTGCTGGACGAGCTCCCTCAGACGTGCGAGCGGTTGTGTTCGACTTCGACGGGGGTTTTTACGGACAATCGGGTGATCGTGGCCGAGGACGGACGGGAGGCGGTGGTTTGCAGCCGTTCTGA
- a CDS encoding hypothetical protein (possible pseudo, frameshifted): MAKTVSRVIVSTDDAEIGRVAAGAGTEVVWRPEEISGDTATSEEALLHVLGEIKKQGGRPPDLLVLLQCTSPFTAPEDIDGVVRLLGDGGYDTAFTGARTHAFLWRRRGG; the protein is encoded by the coding sequence ATGGCGAAGACGGTGAGCCGTGTGATCGTTTCCACGGACGACGCAGAGATTGGTCGAGTGGCTGCCGGGGCCGGAACGGAGGTGGTCTGGCGCCCTGAGGAGATCAGCGGGGACACCGCGACTTCCGAGGAGGCGCTGCTTCATGTTCTCGGTGAAATCAAAAAGCAGGGGGGGAGGCCGCCTGACCTGCTCGTCCTCCTTCAGTGCACGTCTCCATTTACGGCGCCTGAGGACATTGACGGGGTGGTTCGGCTGCTGGGTGATGGGGGCTATGACACGGCTTTTACGGGGGCAAGGACGCACGCTTTCCTGTGGAGGAGGAGGGGGGGGTGA
- a CDS encoding transport permease protein, whose product MAAKEAQMPAAQAAADVPVLVIEPSRGWVGLKLRELWEYRELVYFLVWRDVKVRYKQTVLGALWAIIQPLFSMLVFTVVFGRLAKIPSDGIPYPLFSYAALLPWNYFAQGLSSSSDSLVGSANLIKKVYFPRLAIPVAAVCGGVVDFLIAFCVLLLMMGYFGVRPTVNVVWLPLFLLLALVTALGVGLWLSALNVEYRDVKYTVPFLVQFWMYATPIVYPSSLLPEPWKTLYGLNPMAGVVEGFRWALLGVKTPPGPMLWASVAAAVGLLVSGAFFFRRMEKTFADVV is encoded by the coding sequence ATGGCGGCAAAAGAAGCACAGATGCCGGCGGCGCAGGCGGCGGCGGACGTTCCGGTGCTGGTGATCGAGCCCTCGCGCGGCTGGGTGGGACTGAAGCTGCGCGAGTTGTGGGAGTACCGGGAACTGGTGTATTTTCTGGTCTGGCGCGACGTGAAGGTTCGCTACAAGCAGACGGTGCTGGGGGCGCTGTGGGCGATCATCCAGCCGCTGTTCAGCATGCTGGTTTTCACGGTGGTATTCGGGCGGCTGGCGAAAATTCCGTCGGACGGAATTCCGTATCCGCTGTTTTCCTATGCGGCGCTGCTGCCATGGAATTATTTTGCGCAGGGGCTTTCGAGCTCGTCCGACAGCCTGGTGGGCAGCGCGAACCTGATCAAGAAGGTGTATTTTCCGCGGCTGGCGATTCCGGTGGCGGCGGTCTGCGGCGGGGTGGTGGACTTTCTGATCGCCTTCTGCGTGCTGCTGTTGATGATGGGGTATTTCGGGGTGCGGCCGACGGTGAACGTCGTCTGGCTGCCGCTGTTTCTGCTGCTGGCGCTGGTGACGGCGCTGGGGGTGGGGCTGTGGCTGAGCGCGCTGAACGTCGAGTACCGGGACGTGAAATACACGGTGCCGTTTCTGGTGCAGTTCTGGATGTATGCGACACCGATCGTGTATCCGAGCTCGCTGCTGCCGGAGCCGTGGAAGACGCTGTACGGGCTGAACCCGATGGCCGGCGTGGTGGAAGGGTTCCGGTGGGCGCTGCTGGGGGTGAAGACGCCGCCGGGGCCGATGCTGTGGGCGAGCGTGGCGGCGGCGGTAGGGCTGCTGGTGAGCGGGGCGTTTTTCTTCCGGCGGATGGAGAAGACGTTTGCGGACGTGGTGTGA
- a CDS encoding chain-length determining protein → MDPQDERNSLTPIRADAAGVPAVPGGGAGYGYGYAEAAGVSTFAEALHARTLQDYLQALWQRRWLLAGLALIGLVLGLAFVLPRPLTYGSELTAEIQGINENFMGLAQVDPQASGGIYSATSTNIATQVEILNSSSLKQRAAERLERETIPALPPPGSGLARAFNGLRAMAGLAPASPVEATREAIRTAVGSARAQAVEGTRIVRLTCESTIPDVAAEFLNVLMAEYTEQMLEQRARSSRTTNQWLESQMKEQKEKLEEAETRLKDFIARSGLEGVTVQEQQQQALTLADAKMLVLQRELAQLQTDRIVRQSQYETAVKSGPENMPESIASPVMMQLRGQLIEMEKQLADLTTTFTENHPRVVRLKAQMAEVRKAMEKERGEIIERLRTDLEAARRREQLLLGSFAAQTGQVRGQADKTLQYNLLRREVESARQVYNNILQQVNQAGIATAVPTQNVRVVDPATPGGTANLRNFYIGGGLGVAMGLLLGAVLAVLLYQGELKFYKPGEPLTVLQLPELGVIPDGELFERGSRRVRGGGLVKLALPQSGNGDQPAEVEVIRHGERPTLLAESFRAVLTSLLFSPEGEKCRLVTVTSPNPQDGKSTVAANLAVALAEMGREVLLVDGDLRKPRQHVIFDLENTWGLADLLEDETAVSAYPREAFYRQTGVRNLHVLPSGPPLKNVGAMVHSARLAALLERFRQEFDYVFVDTPPVLVVSDARVIGQRSDGVILVLRAGETRQLDALQVVRRLKEDGTRILGTVLNQWIPPRAGRKYYRKYYDYYRPTEA, encoded by the coding sequence ATGGATCCGCAGGATGAAAGGAACTCGCTGACGCCGATCCGGGCGGACGCGGCCGGAGTCCCGGCCGTCCCTGGGGGCGGCGCCGGCTACGGGTACGGCTACGCGGAGGCGGCGGGCGTCAGCACGTTCGCCGAGGCGCTGCACGCACGGACGTTGCAGGACTATTTGCAGGCGCTGTGGCAGCGCCGCTGGCTGCTGGCCGGGCTTGCCCTCATCGGGTTGGTTCTCGGACTGGCCTTCGTGCTGCCCAGGCCGCTGACCTATGGTTCGGAGTTGACCGCGGAAATCCAGGGCATCAACGAGAACTTCATGGGCCTGGCGCAGGTGGACCCGCAGGCAAGCGGCGGCATCTATTCGGCGACATCGACCAACATCGCCACACAGGTCGAGATCCTGAACAGCTCGTCGCTGAAGCAGCGGGCGGCGGAACGGCTGGAGCGGGAGACGATTCCGGCGCTGCCGCCGCCGGGCAGCGGGCTGGCGCGCGCCTTCAACGGGCTGCGGGCGATGGCCGGCCTGGCGCCGGCGAGTCCGGTGGAGGCGACGCGCGAGGCGATCCGCACGGCCGTGGGCAGCGCACGGGCGCAGGCGGTGGAAGGCACGCGGATCGTGCGGCTGACGTGCGAGTCCACCATTCCGGACGTTGCGGCGGAATTTCTCAACGTGCTGATGGCCGAATACACCGAGCAGATGCTTGAGCAGCGCGCGCGCAGCTCGCGCACCACGAACCAGTGGCTCGAGAGCCAGATGAAGGAGCAGAAGGAGAAGCTCGAAGAGGCCGAGACGCGGCTGAAGGATTTCATTGCGCGCAGCGGGCTGGAAGGCGTCACCGTGCAGGAGCAGCAGCAACAGGCGCTGACGCTGGCCGACGCGAAGATGCTCGTGCTGCAACGGGAGCTGGCACAGTTGCAGACGGACCGGATCGTGCGGCAGTCGCAGTATGAGACGGCGGTGAAGAGCGGGCCGGAGAACATGCCGGAAAGCATTGCGAGTCCGGTGATGATGCAGTTGCGCGGGCAGCTGATCGAGATGGAAAAGCAGCTTGCGGACCTGACGACGACGTTTACCGAGAATCATCCGCGGGTGGTGCGGCTGAAGGCGCAGATGGCCGAGGTGCGCAAGGCGATGGAGAAGGAGCGGGGGGAGATCATCGAGCGGCTGCGGACGGACCTGGAGGCGGCGCGCCGGCGGGAACAGCTGCTGCTGGGTTCGTTTGCGGCGCAAACGGGTCAGGTGCGCGGGCAGGCCGACAAGACGCTGCAATACAACCTGCTGAGGCGGGAGGTGGAGTCGGCGCGGCAGGTCTACAACAACATTCTGCAACAGGTAAATCAGGCCGGCATCGCGACGGCGGTGCCGACGCAGAACGTGCGCGTGGTGGATCCGGCCACGCCGGGCGGGACGGCGAACCTGAGGAATTTCTACATCGGCGGCGGGCTGGGTGTGGCGATGGGCCTGTTGCTGGGAGCGGTGCTGGCTGTGCTGCTGTATCAGGGCGAGCTGAAGTTCTACAAGCCGGGCGAGCCGCTCACGGTGCTTCAGTTGCCCGAGCTGGGCGTGATCCCGGACGGCGAGCTGTTCGAGCGTGGGTCGCGGCGGGTGCGTGGTGGGGGACTGGTGAAGCTGGCGCTGCCGCAGAGCGGCAACGGGGACCAGCCGGCCGAGGTGGAGGTGATCCGCCACGGGGAGCGGCCGACGCTGCTTGCGGAGAGTTTCCGGGCGGTGTTGACGTCGCTGCTGTTTTCGCCCGAAGGCGAGAAGTGCCGCCTGGTGACGGTGACGAGTCCGAATCCGCAGGACGGAAAGAGCACGGTGGCGGCCAACCTGGCGGTGGCGCTGGCCGAAATGGGGCGCGAGGTGCTGCTGGTGGACGGGGACCTGCGCAAGCCGAGGCAGCATGTGATTTTCGATCTGGAAAACACCTGGGGGCTGGCCGATCTGCTTGAGGACGAGACGGCGGTGAGCGCGTATCCGCGGGAGGCATTTTACCGGCAGACAGGGGTGAGAAATCTGCACGTTCTGCCGAGCGGGCCGCCGCTGAAAAACGTGGGCGCGATGGTGCATTCGGCGCGCCTGGCGGCGCTGCTGGAGCGTTTCCGGCAGGAATTCGACTACGTATTCGTTGACACGCCGCCGGTGCTGGTGGTGAGCGATGCGCGGGTGATCGGGCAGCGGAGCGACGGGGTGATTCTGGTGCTGCGGGCCGGCGAGACGCGGCAGCTGGACGCGCTTCAGGTGGTGCGGCGGCTGAAAGAAGACGGGACAAGGATCCTGGGCACGGTGCTGAACCAGTGGATTCCGCCGCGCGCGGGGCGGAAATATTACAGGAAATACTACGACTATTACCGGCCGACGGAAGCATAA